A region of Halosolutus amylolyticus DNA encodes the following proteins:
- a CDS encoding AI-2E family transporter yields MADDADSSDWFADGAGLTALALVSVALATLIVLPYLQYILLGVVLAYILVPAQRRLETVVSPAIAALALVAVAILAILLPTMYVLAIALQQALEVVTAIQEGTLDVGDIERQLESSGLTVDLAEMYGTYQEPIGTALQGVASTGIEFVGGLPGILIGLTVTLFVLFALLRDGERLVAWMRRVVPIEDDVQRELIGELDQLMWASLVGNVAVAAIQAVLLATGLWLLGVPAVAFLGVVTFVLTLLPLVGAFGVWVPVVLYLVAIGDVISAAILVAYGSLVSASDTYLRPALIGKTGAFNSAIIVVGIFGGIVVFGAVGLFVGPVVLGGAKVTLDLFARERSTRQGEPSVPEGEASPDVDAAVATDAVDDAAVDTEPDTGIRPGMEDDADRAPDSEPDDDRSAPEAEAKTDAEDGGPEESADSDE; encoded by the coding sequence ATGGCCGACGACGCCGATTCCTCGGACTGGTTCGCCGACGGGGCGGGGTTGACAGCGCTCGCGCTGGTGAGCGTCGCCCTCGCAACGCTCATCGTCCTGCCGTACCTCCAGTACATTCTCCTCGGTGTTGTTCTCGCGTACATCCTCGTGCCCGCACAGCGGCGGCTCGAAACGGTCGTCAGTCCGGCGATTGCGGCACTCGCGCTCGTCGCCGTGGCGATTCTCGCGATTCTCCTGCCGACGATGTACGTCCTCGCGATCGCACTCCAGCAGGCGCTCGAGGTGGTGACGGCCATCCAGGAGGGTACCCTCGACGTCGGCGACATCGAGCGGCAACTCGAATCGAGCGGACTCACCGTCGATCTCGCCGAGATGTACGGAACCTACCAGGAGCCGATCGGAACCGCCCTCCAGGGGGTCGCGAGCACGGGAATCGAGTTCGTCGGCGGGCTGCCCGGCATTCTCATCGGGCTCACGGTGACGCTGTTCGTGTTGTTCGCGCTGTTGCGCGACGGCGAGCGACTCGTCGCGTGGATGCGTCGCGTCGTCCCGATCGAGGACGACGTCCAGCGGGAACTGATCGGCGAACTGGACCAGCTGATGTGGGCGTCGCTCGTCGGAAACGTCGCCGTGGCGGCGATCCAGGCGGTCCTGCTCGCGACCGGGCTGTGGCTGCTCGGCGTTCCTGCCGTGGCGTTTCTCGGCGTGGTGACGTTCGTCCTGACGTTGCTCCCGCTCGTCGGCGCGTTCGGGGTCTGGGTACCGGTCGTCCTGTATCTCGTCGCGATCGGCGACGTCATCTCGGCCGCCATCCTCGTCGCCTACGGCTCGCTCGTGAGCGCCTCGGATACGTACCTGCGTCCGGCGCTCATCGGCAAGACGGGCGCGTTCAACTCCGCGATCATCGTCGTCGGTATCTTCGGCGGGATCGTCGTCTTCGGTGCCGTCGGCCTCTTCGTCGGGCCGGTCGTGCTCGGCGGTGCCAAGGTCACGCTGGACCTGTTCGCCCGGGAACGATCGACTCGGCAGGGCGAACCCAGCGTGCCCGAGGGCGAGGCTAGCCCCGACGTTGACGCCGCCGTGGCCACCGACGCGGTCGACGACGCCGCGGTGGATACCGAACCCGATACCGGCATTCGGCCCGGCATGGAGGACGACGCCGATCGCGCCCCGGACTCGGAACCGGACGACGATCGATCGGCCCCGGAAGCGGAGGCAAAGACGGACGCCGAGGACGGGGGGCCAGAGGAATCGGCCGATTCCGACGAGTAG
- the hmgB gene encoding hydroxymethylglutaryl-CoA synthase, whose amino-acid sequence MTAVGIDAIEIWTGNLKLDLPGTFAPEKGEDPEKYTKGLGLTASSFPDSYEDIVTMAANAAHRLMERKGLEPEDIGRIDVATESAFDNSKPVSTYVAGCLETVYDGDFHHANKGERKFACIAGTQSLDDAYNWIRAGRNRGRGALVIATDTALYARGDAGEATQGAGAVAMYIAEDPDLVELSAEQGYGSADETDFLKPNQQFPSVDGKRSVQVYLARMREALEDYESVAGDVHPDDIVFAPFHTPFPGMVRKAAMLAYRHITRDTAIEDELAEEIGRQPRPEAFDTDDAYRDALREYMDALKGTARYQEWYDATIDPTLTLSREVGNWYTGSVHVARVSALKTALEAGRDLTGEQLLVGSYGSGAQAEIHAETIQDGWEDEIAALNVDEQLANRYDMSWDDYEEIHDAHNHDMDVDVEEFTTPSEEFVFDGWGRMGERKYRYVE is encoded by the coding sequence ATGACAGCAGTCGGTATCGACGCGATCGAGATCTGGACGGGAAATCTCAAACTCGACTTGCCCGGCACGTTCGCGCCCGAGAAGGGCGAAGACCCCGAGAAGTACACGAAGGGGCTCGGGCTGACGGCCAGTTCGTTTCCCGACAGCTACGAGGACATCGTCACGATGGCGGCCAACGCGGCCCACCGGCTGATGGAACGCAAGGGGCTCGAACCCGAGGATATCGGCCGAATCGACGTCGCGACGGAGAGCGCGTTCGACAACTCGAAACCGGTTTCGACGTACGTCGCAGGCTGTCTCGAAACGGTCTACGACGGTGACTTCCACCACGCGAACAAGGGCGAACGGAAGTTCGCCTGTATCGCCGGGACCCAGAGCCTGGACGACGCGTACAACTGGATCCGGGCAGGGCGAAATCGCGGCCGCGGTGCGCTCGTGATCGCGACCGACACCGCACTCTACGCGCGCGGCGACGCCGGCGAAGCCACCCAGGGGGCGGGCGCGGTCGCGATGTACATCGCCGAGGATCCCGATCTGGTCGAACTCTCGGCCGAGCAGGGCTACGGCTCGGCCGACGAGACGGACTTCCTCAAACCCAACCAGCAGTTCCCTTCCGTCGACGGCAAACGCTCCGTGCAGGTGTATCTCGCCCGGATGCGCGAGGCGCTCGAGGACTACGAGAGCGTCGCGGGCGACGTCCACCCCGACGACATCGTCTTCGCGCCGTTCCACACGCCGTTCCCGGGGATGGTCCGCAAGGCGGCGATGCTCGCCTACCGCCACATCACGCGCGACACCGCGATCGAGGACGAACTCGCGGAGGAGATCGGCCGCCAGCCCCGTCCCGAAGCGTTCGACACTGACGACGCGTACCGCGACGCGCTCCGGGAGTACATGGACGCGCTCAAGGGGACGGCTCGCTACCAGGAGTGGTACGACGCGACGATCGACCCGACGCTGACGCTCTCGCGCGAGGTCGGCAACTGGTACACCGGGTCGGTTCACGTCGCTCGCGTGAGCGCGCTCAAGACGGCCCTGGAGGCCGGGCGCGACCTGACGGGAGAGCAACTGCTGGTCGGCTCCTACGGCAGCGGTGCCCAGGCCGAGATCCACGCCGAGACGATCCAGGACGGCTGGGAAGACGAAATCGCGGCGCTGAACGTCGACGAACAGCTCGCGAACCGGTACGACATGAGCTGGGACGACTACGAGGAGATCCACGACGCCCACAACCACGATATGGACGTCGACGTCGAGGAGTTCACGACCCCCAGCGAGGAGTTCGTCTTCGACGGCTGGGGTCGAATGGGCGAACGGAAGTACCGCTACGTCGAGTAG
- a CDS encoding carboxypeptidase regulatory-like domain-containing protein produces MSRRGEGIGLDERAVTIQIGAVLLLAIAFSALALYQVNAVPQQNERVEIDHNDRVRGDLVELRDSILNTGTTGGTQGVPIELGTQYESRVTAVNPPHPTGTVRTIEPESNVTIEEPDGSDHEFGTRQLVYEPDYNEYTSAPRTVVEHGFVYNRFDETNVSVGSQQLIGDERISIVLLDGTVNERSTGTASVSVESLDRVRTTTLEPDTRITLPTRSAERWEAQLEETAGVRYDESESGAGEVVLVLEKEFDLDIARVGVGSGGSSLNDDFDIGTERRESNASGDGGAYATEWNVTRIEAENANVDDCDSGCELTVQSRETTTVWIETDPVVDGATVEYAVDDTDLGTIDSDGVIENGEDDPTLDINESAVDARGGEAWLRAFVSSGSDGDRLSFKLVSDSPTGTIDGTVTDVDTGDGIQDATVTVEDTGNETTTDANGTYALTNVPSGEHTVVATADGYSSEWKDVTVPNNGSVDASFELSSDTGTIDGTVTDAETGEAIRGATVTVDDTGQSAQTDVSGEYAIDDVPAGEQDVTVAVDTHQDDMQTITVDENGNTTADFDLQPENGSISGVVRDGETTDGIAGTTVTAVSTDGEFQTMTADDGTYTIDVPADEYDVSADVDGYVESGSSAVSVGANEDVSGVDFALDAQNGSINGVVEDANGEAIADATVTAVADDGSEYEATTATDGGYAIEMPRDEYTVSADADGYLESDSRAVSVGPGEDVTGVDFGLDRPGVYDATATDLAANEAGQNQAVTFTLKGDLEEGETIEIDLDAAQNWHWLFGRDVDYQNSRVVDVSGSSGSEATFTQQDQFRASITYTAGETDSDGDVIEILIDDVQTGTDGSYPVDVLRQDIDNTNDDTTGFSVG; encoded by the coding sequence ATGTCACGTCGGGGGGAGGGGATCGGACTCGACGAGCGAGCCGTGACGATCCAGATCGGTGCCGTCCTCCTCCTCGCGATCGCGTTCTCGGCACTCGCCCTCTACCAGGTCAACGCCGTCCCCCAGCAGAACGAGCGCGTCGAGATCGACCACAACGATCGGGTCCGGGGTGATCTCGTCGAGTTGCGGGACTCGATCCTGAACACGGGGACGACGGGCGGCACGCAGGGGGTTCCGATCGAACTCGGGACGCAGTACGAGTCGCGGGTGACCGCCGTCAATCCACCGCATCCGACGGGGACGGTTCGGACGATCGAACCCGAGTCGAACGTGACGATCGAGGAACCCGACGGGAGCGACCACGAGTTCGGGACGCGCCAGTTGGTGTACGAACCCGATTACAACGAGTACACCAGTGCGCCCCGAACCGTCGTCGAGCACGGATTCGTCTACAACCGGTTCGACGAGACGAACGTTTCCGTTGGAAGTCAGCAGTTGATCGGCGACGAACGGATTTCGATCGTGCTCCTCGACGGGACCGTGAACGAGCGCAGTACTGGCACAGCATCGGTGAGCGTCGAATCGCTCGATCGGGTGCGGACGACGACGCTCGAACCGGATACGAGAATAACCCTTCCGACGCGAAGCGCCGAGCGGTGGGAAGCGCAACTCGAGGAGACTGCCGGGGTGCGATACGACGAGAGCGAGAGCGGCGCCGGCGAGGTGGTGCTGGTTCTCGAGAAAGAGTTCGATCTCGACATCGCTCGCGTCGGCGTCGGAAGCGGCGGGAGTTCACTGAACGACGACTTCGATATCGGAACCGAACGGCGAGAATCGAACGCCAGTGGGGACGGTGGCGCGTACGCGACGGAGTGGAACGTGACGCGCATCGAAGCGGAGAACGCCAACGTCGACGATTGTGATTCCGGCTGTGAACTCACCGTCCAGAGCAGGGAGACGACGACAGTGTGGATAGAAACCGATCCGGTCGTCGACGGGGCAACGGTCGAATACGCGGTCGACGATACCGACCTCGGGACGATCGACTCGGACGGCGTCATCGAGAACGGGGAAGACGATCCCACGCTGGACATCAACGAATCGGCGGTCGACGCCCGCGGCGGTGAAGCGTGGCTCAGAGCCTTCGTGTCGAGCGGGAGCGACGGCGATCGGCTGTCGTTCAAACTAGTCAGCGACTCACCCACGGGGACTATCGACGGAACGGTCACCGACGTCGATACAGGAGACGGCATCCAGGATGCCACAGTTACAGTCGAGGACACCGGCAACGAGACGACGACCGATGCCAACGGCACCTACGCGTTGACGAACGTCCCGTCGGGAGAGCATACCGTCGTCGCGACTGCGGACGGCTACAGCAGCGAATGGAAGGACGTTACCGTTCCGAATAACGGGAGCGTCGACGCGAGTTTCGAACTGAGCAGTGATACCGGCACGATCGATGGGACAGTTACGGATGCAGAGACCGGCGAGGCGATCCGGGGTGCAACGGTGACCGTCGACGACACCGGCCAGTCCGCCCAGACTGACGTGTCGGGCGAGTACGCGATCGACGACGTTCCGGCGGGGGAGCAGGACGTGACGGTGGCCGTCGATACGCATCAGGATGATATGCAGACGATTACCGTGGACGAAAACGGGAACACCACCGCTGACTTCGACCTCCAGCCGGAAAACGGATCGATCAGCGGCGTCGTCAGAGACGGTGAGACGACCGATGGTATCGCCGGCACGACGGTGACTGCCGTCAGCACCGACGGAGAGTTTCAGACGATGACAGCCGATGACGGAACGTATACGATCGACGTGCCAGCCGACGAGTATGACGTCTCAGCCGATGTCGACGGCTACGTCGAGTCCGGCTCCTCGGCGGTTTCTGTCGGCGCGAACGAGGACGTCTCCGGCGTCGACTTCGCGCTCGATGCGCAAAATGGATCGATCAACGGCGTCGTGGAGGATGCGAACGGCGAGGCGATCGCGGACGCGACCGTGACCGCAGTCGCTGACGACGGGTCCGAGTACGAGGCGACGACGGCGACCGACGGCGGGTACGCGATCGAGATGCCACGCGACGAGTACACCGTCTCCGCGGACGCCGACGGCTACCTCGAATCGGATTCACGGGCGGTTTCGGTGGGGCCGGGGGAGGACGTGACGGGCGTCGACTTCGGACTCGATCGTCCCGGGGTGTATGATGCGACCGCAACTGACCTGGCCGCAAACGAGGCTGGACAGAATCAAGCGGTTACCTTCACACTGAAGGGTGACCTCGAGGAGGGCGAAACTATCGAAATTGACCTCGATGCCGCTCAAAATTGGCACTGGTTATTCGGTCGGGACGTGGATTATCAAAACTCGCGGGTCGTCGACGTTAGCGGAAGCAGTGGTAGCGAAGCGACGTTCACGCAACAGGATCAGTTCCGAGCTAGCATCACCTACACTGCGGGTGAGACGGACAGCGATGGCGACGTGATCGAAATACTGATCGATGACGTTCAGACTGGTACAGATGGCTCATACCCCGTTGATGTTCTCCGGCAGGATATCGACAATACGAACGACGATACGACTGGATTCTCCGTTGGATAG
- a CDS encoding PQQ-binding-like beta-propeller repeat protein, translating into MPSRRHLLRLTGATAVAGLAGCSNDPGVLDDSSTWTDETCGAGAEPADSVSEYATHPDDDVSLFRRGLRRLGYYPDEVVPSSVSVNWTFPINYVGHTAAKSSPVPSPDGETIVFAGDSGWVHAYTPTGELRWSTRTGATDLGFHGSPAIVDDTVYIGGYDGDLYALDLETGDLVWRTRSADLEGTLAVGSSPAYYDGTLYVIAEYGSPSSGALWAIDPETGEPTWSDDRLWGQPHPSPTIDLEAGRILAGSNDGVVYCWEFPSLEFAWEFQAEADGEEREGGAFYAGAEIKGTVAAHDGYGYVGSWDENVYCLDLEDGSPEWVFETDGAIMSNPGVDVEEDVVYMGSDDEYVYAIDAASGDELWSTNVGGRVIGALSVTAGTVLAGSYDGHLYALDKETGARCWRVENRGRVTSAPVPVDGRIYYAERAVFSNYYDDDRETIMEEPGHAYCLVGDE; encoded by the coding sequence ATGCCGTCCCGACGGCACCTCCTTCGACTGACCGGCGCGACTGCAGTCGCGGGCCTCGCTGGCTGTAGCAACGATCCGGGGGTCCTGGACGACAGCAGTACCTGGACCGACGAGACCTGCGGCGCTGGTGCTGAGCCCGCCGATTCCGTCTCCGAGTACGCGACACACCCCGACGACGACGTGTCACTGTTCCGTCGCGGACTGCGTCGACTCGGCTACTACCCCGACGAGGTCGTTCCGTCGTCCGTCAGCGTCAACTGGACGTTCCCGATCAACTACGTCGGCCACACCGCGGCCAAGTCGAGTCCCGTCCCGTCGCCCGACGGGGAGACGATCGTGTTCGCGGGCGATTCCGGGTGGGTCCACGCCTACACGCCGACTGGCGAACTCCGCTGGTCGACGCGGACGGGCGCGACGGACCTCGGCTTTCACGGCTCACCGGCGATCGTCGACGACACGGTCTACATCGGCGGCTACGACGGCGACCTCTACGCGCTCGACCTCGAGACCGGCGACCTCGTCTGGCGGACGCGATCGGCCGATCTCGAGGGGACGCTCGCGGTCGGGTCGAGTCCGGCCTACTACGACGGGACGCTCTACGTCATCGCCGAGTACGGGTCGCCCTCGTCCGGGGCCCTCTGGGCGATCGATCCCGAAACGGGTGAGCCGACCTGGAGCGACGATCGGCTGTGGGGCCAGCCCCATCCGTCGCCGACGATCGATCTCGAGGCGGGGCGGATCCTCGCCGGGTCGAACGACGGCGTCGTTTACTGCTGGGAGTTCCCGTCCCTCGAGTTCGCATGGGAGTTCCAGGCCGAGGCGGATGGCGAGGAACGGGAAGGCGGCGCGTTCTACGCGGGCGCCGAGATCAAAGGGACGGTCGCGGCCCACGACGGCTACGGCTACGTCGGCTCCTGGGACGAGAACGTCTACTGCCTCGATCTCGAGGACGGGTCACCCGAGTGGGTCTTCGAGACGGACGGGGCGATCATGTCGAACCCGGGGGTCGACGTCGAGGAAGACGTCGTCTACATGGGTAGCGACGACGAGTACGTCTACGCGATCGATGCCGCGTCCGGCGACGAATTGTGGTCGACGAACGTCGGCGGTCGCGTCATCGGTGCCCTCTCCGTTACCGCGGGGACGGTACTCGCCGGATCGTACGACGGGCACCTCTACGCCCTCGACAAGGAGACGGGGGCGCGTTGCTGGCGCGTCGAGAACCGGGGTCGCGTCACCAGTGCACCGGTTCCCGTCGACGGTCGGATTTACTACGCCGAGCGGGCCGTCTTCTCGAACTACTACGACGACGATCGGGAGACGATCATGGAGGAACCGGGCCACGCGTACTGCCTGGTCGGTGACGAGTAA